In Marivirga salinae, a single window of DNA contains:
- a CDS encoding S41 family peptidase gives MKRLSFIILLLVTFNLSAQHYFSKQEVLSDINYLKKSLIETHYNLYTYTTKEAFDDNFEKIKSSITEDSLTELAVTSLFQAVISKVNNGHTEIPFPGKLYREYAYSEGTLFPLEIAFENYKPLVRKNWSSEKAIKIGAELVSINDQPISLILEEIYPLISAERRYFKHAKIELFSFPRLYWQAFGQTDTFSVEIKEGDSIKSFSIKAVDVIEGYEMKRNDISTPNMMMNFYGQSAYLKPGNFGGDFNKYKNYIDSSFSVINQAKTQNLIIDLRNNLGGDDAFSDYLVSFIADKPFYWNAEFSLKTSKILKEHVRANYDTTKNFWQGVLIHNDGEIYPYEFEPYKAVSTDKRFKGKVYVLVNRQSHSQSAVTAAQIQDYGFATVVGEETAEFPSLYASQYQYSLPKTGIEVKVSKGYIVRVSGSKKAEGVIPDIYIKDYLLDEKDEVLEGVLHHINNPQN, from the coding sequence ATGAAAAGATTGAGTTTTATTATCTTACTACTAGTTACATTTAACCTTAGCGCACAGCATTACTTTTCCAAGCAAGAAGTTTTATCCGACATAAATTATCTTAAAAAGTCCTTAATAGAAACCCATTATAACCTTTATACTTATACTACTAAGGAAGCATTTGATGATAATTTTGAAAAGATCAAATCATCAATTACTGAAGATAGTTTAACTGAACTAGCTGTCACATCATTATTTCAAGCAGTCATTTCAAAAGTAAATAATGGACATACCGAAATTCCTTTTCCTGGTAAATTATATAGAGAATATGCCTATTCAGAAGGTACACTTTTTCCATTAGAAATTGCTTTTGAAAATTATAAGCCGCTAGTGAGAAAAAATTGGTCTTCAGAAAAAGCAATCAAAATTGGTGCCGAGCTAGTCAGCATAAATGATCAGCCCATCTCACTGATACTAGAAGAAATATACCCACTAATTTCTGCTGAAAGAAGATATTTCAAACATGCCAAAATAGAATTATTCTCTTTTCCCCGCCTGTATTGGCAAGCATTTGGCCAGACTGATACCTTTTCTGTAGAAATTAAAGAAGGAGACTCCATTAAATCGTTTTCAATAAAAGCTGTGGATGTTATAGAGGGATATGAGATGAAAAGGAATGATATCTCCACTCCAAATATGATGATGAATTTTTACGGCCAATCGGCTTACTTAAAACCAGGAAACTTTGGTGGAGATTTTAATAAATACAAAAATTATATTGATTCTTCTTTCAGCGTAATTAATCAGGCAAAAACTCAAAATTTGATTATAGATTTAAGAAACAATTTAGGAGGTGATGATGCTTTTAGTGATTACCTAGTTTCTTTTATTGCGGATAAACCATTTTACTGGAATGCTGAATTCTCTTTAAAAACAAGCAAAATTCTGAAGGAACACGTTCGTGCAAACTACGATACCACTAAAAATTTCTGGCAAGGCGTACTCATCCACAATGATGGTGAAATATATCCGTATGAGTTTGAGCCTTACAAAGCTGTTAGCACAGATAAAAGATTTAAAGGAAAAGTGTACGTTTTAGTGAATCGGCAATCACATTCCCAATCTGCTGTTACAGCCGCTCAAATACAAGATTATGGATTTGCTACTGTGGTCGGTGAAGAAACAGCAGAATTCCCATCACTCTATGCCTCACAATACCAATATTCACTACCCAAAACCGGTATTGAAGTAAAAGTGTCTAAAGGATATATCGTAAGAGTAAGTGGTAGTAAAAAAGCCGAGGGGGTAATTCCTGATATTTACATTAAAGACTATCTATTGGACGAGAAAGATGAGGTTTTGGAAGGTGTCTTGCATCATATAAATAATCCTCAAAACTGA
- a CDS encoding serine hydrolase domain-containing protein, translating into MKRTSLIILSLVSLTLVFCKEESKSNKKEMQPEIFSVINTYMSALTELKQFNGVLLVEDSLGNVFSKAYNIEGEEISTLKVNLQHQFDLRSIAKLFAKASLIKLENEGKISFDQKLTEFFPEFPRGDEITIDYLMHHQSGLGRELSNFDGLTAELSPEEVIELIHQEELEFEPGTDTRYSNLGFQLLYKIIGDVAGGTYADYLRTNFFDPIGMKNTGSHYLDPKGHLDNYAFGHILKKDSIKMVNEDESDMQQGHTYSTVEDMKKFLDFITEYQIYHALAEDGIITHAGGTKGKRAWVYADLIKGYKIIFLSNYDQIPFSNLTKDLISIMNGDSVEIPKEVNRKAVKISESIMKKYEGTYDFVDAGHIIISIKFENGKLNAYQKGEMAGELIPENDSTFFWDPKSKESFIFTKDEEGNLKALMDFQGVRWDGVIIE; encoded by the coding sequence ATGAAAAGAACATCGCTAATTATTCTTTCACTTGTTAGCCTGACACTTGTTTTCTGCAAAGAAGAAAGTAAATCAAATAAAAAAGAAATGCAGCCAGAAATCTTCAGTGTCATCAACACCTATATGAGCGCATTAACAGAGCTCAAGCAATTCAATGGTGTACTTTTGGTCGAGGACAGTCTGGGAAATGTTTTCTCAAAGGCTTACAATATAGAAGGCGAAGAAATATCAACTTTAAAAGTAAACCTACAACATCAATTCGACCTTCGCTCAATAGCAAAACTATTCGCAAAAGCTTCTTTAATTAAGTTAGAAAATGAGGGGAAAATTAGTTTTGATCAAAAATTAACTGAATTTTTTCCTGAATTCCCAAGAGGAGATGAAATTACTATTGATTACTTGATGCACCATCAATCTGGCTTAGGTAGAGAGCTCTCCAATTTCGATGGACTTACTGCTGAATTATCTCCAGAAGAAGTTATAGAGTTAATTCATCAAGAAGAATTGGAATTTGAACCTGGCACTGATACACGATATTCAAATTTGGGCTTTCAACTTTTATATAAAATCATTGGTGACGTAGCTGGAGGAACATATGCTGACTATTTGAGAACTAATTTTTTCGATCCTATTGGAATGAAAAATACAGGGAGCCATTATTTAGACCCGAAAGGTCATTTAGATAACTATGCATTCGGTCATATTTTAAAGAAGGATTCAATAAAAATGGTTAATGAAGATGAATCAGATATGCAACAAGGCCATACTTATTCTACAGTTGAGGATATGAAAAAATTTCTTGACTTCATTACTGAATATCAAATTTATCATGCACTAGCGGAGGATGGTATTATTACCCATGCTGGAGGGACGAAGGGTAAAAGAGCTTGGGTTTATGCAGATTTAATTAAAGGATACAAAATTATATTTTTATCGAATTACGACCAGATCCCCTTTTCAAATCTCACCAAAGATCTCATATCAATTATGAATGGAGATAGTGTAGAAATTCCAAAGGAAGTGAATAGAAAAGCAGTGAAGATTTCAGAATCTATCATGAAAAAATATGAGGGTACCTATGACTTTGTTGATGCTGGACATATAATAATTAGCATCAAGTTTGAAAATGGTAAATTGAATGCCTATCAGAAAGGTGAAATGGCAGGGGAATTAATTCCAGAAAATGATTCCACTTTTTTCTGGGACCCAAAAAGCAAAGAATCATTTATTTTCACAAAAGATGAAGAAGGAAATCTGAAAGCTCTGATGGATTTCCAAGGGGTTAGATGGGATGGGGTTATTATTGAATAA
- the metG gene encoding methionine--tRNA ligase: MQKLNNRYTITAALPYANGPLHIGHIAGAYLPADIFVRYLRLRKKEVAFMCGSDEHGAAITIRAKKEGITPNAIIDKYHELNKSTFEKFGITFDMYHRTSEPSHHELSQEFFTKLYEKGEFEERESEQYYDAEFNQFLADRYITGTCPKCGHEGAYGDQCEKCGSSLNPTDLINPVSTLSGKTPELKTTKHWFLPLDKYQEWMEKWLIEGKKGKWKSNVYGQCSSWLNQGLQARAMTRDLDWGVDVPLKGAEGKKLYVWLDAPIGYISATKQWAKDTGNDWEKFWKKQPNPKDNSTLIHFIGKDNIVFHCIIFPVILHAHGDYILPENVPANEFLNLEGDKLSTSRNWAVWLHEYLETFPSKEDVLRYALAATLPETKDSEFTWKDFQTRNNSELVAIFGNFINRAVVLTHKYYDGKVPERGEWFKYDQEILDELKGYPDLIEEKIVNYKFREALAAMMEFARLGNKYLAETEPWKLQKESPERVKTIMNLALQIAANLSIVCEPFLPFTATKLRKMLNIEAYEWDLAGSVDLLEAGHQIKEAELLFEKIEDKTVEEQVNKLEEAKKANAGGSPDVAPMKEEIKFEDFMKMDMRVGTILTAEKVKKSNKLLKLTIDTGLDKRTILSGIAKHFKAEDVVGKQVTVLVNLAPRPMMGEVSEGMVLMAEDSEGNLQFVQPGAEVNPGSTIA, translated from the coding sequence ATGCAAAAATTGAATAATAGATATACCATTACAGCGGCATTACCTTATGCCAATGGACCTTTACATATTGGACATATTGCAGGCGCCTATTTGCCCGCTGATATATTCGTACGCTACCTCCGATTGCGTAAAAAAGAAGTGGCTTTTATGTGCGGAAGTGATGAACACGGTGCTGCCATTACCATTCGCGCTAAAAAAGAAGGCATTACGCCCAATGCCATTATTGATAAATATCATGAATTGAATAAAAGCACTTTTGAGAAATTCGGGATTACTTTTGATATGTATCACCGTACTTCTGAGCCTTCTCACCATGAGCTTTCACAAGAGTTTTTTACCAAGTTATATGAAAAAGGTGAATTTGAAGAGCGTGAAAGTGAGCAATATTATGATGCTGAATTCAATCAGTTTTTAGCGGATCGATATATCACTGGGACTTGTCCTAAGTGCGGACACGAAGGGGCTTATGGAGATCAATGTGAGAAATGCGGAAGCTCATTAAACCCTACTGATTTAATTAACCCGGTTTCTACTTTGAGCGGGAAAACTCCTGAATTAAAAACTACCAAACATTGGTTCTTGCCTTTGGATAAGTATCAGGAATGGATGGAAAAATGGTTAATTGAAGGCAAAAAAGGAAAATGGAAGTCGAATGTTTACGGGCAGTGTAGTTCTTGGTTAAACCAAGGATTACAGGCCAGAGCCATGACCCGTGATTTGGACTGGGGAGTGGATGTTCCATTAAAAGGAGCTGAAGGAAAAAAATTATACGTTTGGTTGGATGCTCCAATCGGCTATATTTCTGCCACTAAACAATGGGCAAAAGATACCGGAAACGACTGGGAAAAATTCTGGAAGAAACAGCCAAATCCAAAAGACAATAGTACGCTCATTCATTTTATTGGAAAAGATAATATTGTTTTTCACTGCATTATTTTCCCTGTGATTTTGCATGCACATGGAGATTACATTTTACCAGAAAATGTTCCTGCGAATGAATTTTTAAATCTGGAAGGAGATAAGCTTTCTACTAGTAGAAACTGGGCAGTTTGGTTGCATGAATATTTGGAAACATTCCCTAGTAAAGAGGATGTTTTAAGATATGCACTAGCAGCTACCCTACCAGAAACCAAAGACAGTGAATTTACCTGGAAGGATTTTCAAACTCGCAATAATAGTGAGTTGGTGGCTATCTTCGGTAATTTTATCAACAGAGCGGTAGTATTAACGCATAAATATTATGACGGAAAAGTGCCGGAAAGAGGCGAATGGTTTAAATATGATCAGGAAATTTTGGATGAATTGAAAGGTTATCCAGATTTGATAGAAGAGAAAATCGTAAATTATAAATTCAGGGAAGCATTAGCTGCTATGATGGAATTTGCCCGTTTGGGAAATAAATATTTGGCAGAAACAGAACCTTGGAAACTCCAAAAAGAAAGTCCTGAAAGAGTTAAGACTATTATGAATCTGGCTTTACAGATTGCTGCTAATTTAAGCATAGTTTGTGAGCCATTTTTGCCATTTACGGCAACTAAGTTGAGAAAGATGTTAAATATTGAGGCTTATGAATGGGATTTGGCAGGAAGTGTCGATTTACTGGAAGCCGGACATCAAATCAAGGAAGCAGAATTATTATTTGAAAAAATTGAAGACAAAACCGTGGAAGAACAAGTCAATAAATTAGAAGAAGCTAAAAAAGCAAATGCAGGCGGAAGCCCTGATGTAGCCCCAATGAAAGAAGAAATCAAATTTGAAGATTTCATGAAGATGGATATGCGAGTGGGTACGATTTTGACAGCAGAAAAAGTGAAGAAATCGAACAAATTATTGAAATTGACAATCGATACCGGTTTGGATAAACGCACGATCTTAAGTGGGATTGCAAAGCATTTCAAAGCTGAAGATGTTGTAGGCAAACAAGTGACTGTCTTAGTAAACTTAGCACCTCGACCTATGATGGGAGAAGTTTCGGAAGGAATGGTTTTGATGGCAGAAGATTCAGAAGGTAATTTGCAATTTGTTCAGCCTGGAGCGGAAGTGAATCCAGGAAGTACGATAGCGTAG
- a CDS encoding helix-turn-helix domain-containing protein: MSIIKITPKGRLSTFVKEIYKTDFINEERIPVLDDCCHDLVLFKEANATFYAKEFESGISICYSIFSLFNVSPPFSIVPANSLSFLTIKFQPWCNNLIFHNYKSTGVFDLSEEFAALLNKEEVNSFFELKDPFCELENRLSRFFGDVQLQEKQILIKRLVEKIIEEKGQIRVSELEIHIGFSRQYLNKLFREQVHYSIKHFIGMVRVMNAVKIQVNQPEISMTELAYEVGYFDQAHFVRDFHKVAGMSPKKFFNLNGAFFRRHKA, from the coding sequence ATGTCGATAATTAAAATCACACCAAAAGGCAGACTATCCACTTTTGTAAAGGAGATTTACAAAACTGATTTTATTAATGAAGAAAGAATTCCAGTTTTAGATGATTGCTGTCATGATTTAGTCCTATTTAAAGAAGCCAATGCTACTTTTTATGCAAAGGAATTTGAATCAGGAATTTCAATTTGCTATTCTATATTTAGTCTATTTAATGTCAGTCCACCCTTTTCAATTGTACCAGCGAATTCCCTAAGTTTTCTGACCATCAAATTTCAACCATGGTGTAATAATTTGATATTTCATAACTACAAAAGTACTGGCGTTTTTGATTTGTCAGAGGAATTTGCAGCTTTACTAAATAAGGAAGAAGTCAATAGCTTTTTTGAGTTAAAGGATCCTTTTTGTGAATTGGAGAATAGACTTTCGCGATTTTTTGGAGATGTACAACTTCAAGAGAAACAAATTCTTATAAAAAGACTAGTTGAAAAAATTATTGAAGAAAAAGGGCAGATTAGAGTAAGTGAACTAGAGATTCATATTGGTTTTAGTAGACAATATTTAAATAAGCTATTTAGGGAACAAGTTCATTATTCCATAAAACATTTTATCGGAATGGTTAGGGTCATGAATGCTGTAAAAATTCAAGTAAATCAACCTGAAATTTCTATGACCGAATTAGCGTATGAAGTGGGCTACTTTGATCAGGCTCATTTTGTACGAGATTTTCATAAAGTAGCCGGGATGTCTCCCAAAAAATTCTTTAATCTGAATGGCGCTTTTTTTAGGAGACACAAGGCTTGA
- a CDS encoding pyruvate carboxylase, producing MTTKLFEINKLLVANRGEIAIRVLRAASELRIRTVSVYTYEDRYSLHRYKSDEAYQIGKDDDPLKPYLDIEEIISLAKHKGVDAIHPGYGFLSENVKLARRCREEGIIFVGPEPEVMNALGDKVRAKDIAVKANVPIIEDSKIDLVDTDTALKEAERIGYPIMVKAAAGGGGRGMRVVQNKDQLKTAFSDSKSEAGNAFGDDTIFLEKYIDHPKHIEVQIMGDNYGNIVHLFERDCSVQRRFQKVVEVAPSANLSQETKDKLYEYALAITKQVKYNNVGTVEFLVDKEENIYFIEVNPRIQVEHTITEEITGVDIVRSQILIAKGHSLDDPRIYIQSQDDVTCNGFAIQCRITTEDPENGFKPDYGTIIAYRNAGGFGIRIDEGSSYAGVNISPFFDSMLVKVSSHGRTLKGAAQRLNRALREFRIRGVKTNIGFLENVISHPTFYNGECTVKFIDEHPDLFKITQKFDRGTKTLRFLADVSVNGHPDVKVKEANKTFRHPSIPDYDKYGTYPKGTKNILTELGPEKFADWLKKEKAIHYTDTTFRDAHQSLLATRMRGIDMMKVAEGYAKNNPEIFSMEVWGGATFDVCMRFLHENPWERLAKFRRAMPNVLLQMLLRGSNAVGYKAYPDNLIEKFIEKSAETGIDVFRIFDSLNWLEAMKVSIKTVRERTNSIAEAAICYTGDILDPEQKKYTLDYYIDFAKQLENEGAHIIAIKDMAGLLKPYAAKELISALKSEINLPIHLHTHDTSSVQSATYLQAIEAGVDVVDVALGSMSGLTSQPNFNSVASYMKGHEREQKLNVKSLNEYSTYWEYVREYYYPFESGLKAGTAEIYDNEIPGGQYSNLRPQANALGLGNKFETVKKNYALVNHMFGDLVKVTPSSKVVGDMALYMTSNNLTPDDIFEKGHTLSFPDSVVDLFRGELGQPVGGFPEKLSKIILKGEKPFTDKPNKHLEPIDFKKEMEAFKKKFDGHEDEADLLAYLLYPKVYEDFYKHQQKFGEVGYIPTLAFFYGMKNGEEILVEISEGKTIIIKLLYISEPNEEGLRTVSFELNGQTRRIQIKDNSAKVDKVTNKKISSENEIGAPLQGKLASIKVKPGDEVTENTALFVIEAMKMESSITAPRAGVVKEVHLKSGDMVQQDDLVVSLE from the coding sequence ATGACAACGAAATTATTTGAAATCAATAAACTATTAGTAGCCAATAGAGGAGAAATTGCAATTCGTGTACTTCGTGCCGCATCAGAACTTCGAATCCGAACGGTATCAGTTTACACTTATGAAGACCGATATTCGCTACATAGATATAAATCAGATGAAGCTTATCAAATCGGGAAAGATGATGACCCACTAAAGCCTTATTTGGATATTGAAGAAATTATCAGCCTGGCTAAACATAAAGGCGTGGATGCTATCCACCCGGGTTATGGTTTTCTTTCTGAGAATGTAAAATTAGCTAGGAGATGTAGAGAAGAAGGAATCATTTTCGTAGGACCTGAGCCAGAAGTTATGAATGCTTTAGGCGATAAGGTTAGAGCAAAAGATATTGCGGTTAAAGCCAATGTACCCATAATTGAAGACAGTAAAATTGATTTAGTAGACACAGATACTGCTTTAAAAGAAGCGGAAAGAATTGGATACCCTATTATGGTGAAAGCTGCTGCCGGTGGTGGTGGTCGAGGTATGCGAGTGGTTCAGAATAAAGATCAGCTGAAAACTGCTTTCTCAGATTCAAAAAGTGAGGCTGGAAATGCATTTGGGGATGATACTATTTTCTTGGAGAAATATATTGACCATCCTAAGCACATAGAGGTGCAAATTATGGGCGATAATTATGGCAATATTGTCCATTTATTTGAAAGGGATTGTTCTGTACAAAGAAGATTCCAGAAAGTGGTGGAAGTAGCACCTTCAGCTAATCTTTCTCAAGAAACAAAAGATAAATTGTATGAATATGCTTTAGCGATTACCAAACAGGTTAAATACAATAATGTTGGTACGGTCGAATTTTTGGTGGATAAAGAAGAGAACATCTACTTTATTGAGGTAAACCCAAGAATTCAGGTAGAACATACCATTACTGAGGAAATCACGGGAGTTGATATAGTTCGTTCACAAATCCTTATTGCAAAAGGCCATTCTTTAGATGACCCTAGAATTTATATTCAAAGTCAGGATGATGTGACTTGTAATGGTTTTGCTATTCAATGTAGAATTACAACTGAAGATCCAGAAAATGGCTTTAAGCCTGATTATGGTACTATCATCGCTTACAGAAATGCAGGTGGGTTTGGTATCAGAATCGATGAAGGAAGTTCCTATGCTGGAGTGAATATTTCTCCTTTCTTTGATTCCATGTTGGTGAAAGTTTCTTCACATGGAAGAACTTTAAAAGGAGCAGCTCAAAGATTGAATAGGGCATTACGTGAATTCAGAATCAGAGGAGTAAAAACCAATATTGGGTTTCTTGAGAATGTGATTTCTCATCCTACTTTTTATAATGGAGAATGTACAGTTAAATTCATAGATGAGCATCCAGATTTATTTAAAATCACACAGAAATTTGATAGAGGAACCAAAACACTACGTTTTTTGGCTGATGTTAGTGTAAATGGACATCCCGATGTGAAAGTAAAGGAAGCTAATAAGACTTTTCGTCATCCTAGCATCCCTGATTATGATAAATACGGTACTTACCCTAAAGGCACAAAAAATATTCTGACTGAACTTGGTCCGGAGAAATTTGCTGATTGGCTAAAGAAAGAAAAGGCTATTCATTATACAGATACTACTTTCCGCGATGCTCATCAGTCCTTATTGGCAACCCGAATGCGTGGCATAGATATGATGAAAGTGGCAGAAGGTTATGCCAAAAACAACCCTGAAATTTTCTCTATGGAAGTTTGGGGTGGAGCCACATTTGATGTTTGCATGCGCTTTCTCCATGAAAACCCATGGGAAAGATTGGCGAAGTTCCGTAGGGCAATGCCTAATGTATTGTTGCAGATGTTGCTAAGAGGTTCAAATGCTGTGGGATATAAAGCCTATCCGGATAATTTGATTGAGAAATTCATAGAGAAATCTGCTGAAACTGGAATAGATGTTTTCAGAATATTTGACTCTCTCAACTGGTTGGAGGCAATGAAAGTTAGCATTAAAACAGTAAGAGAAAGAACAAATTCCATTGCAGAAGCAGCTATTTGCTATACTGGCGATATTCTAGATCCTGAGCAAAAGAAATATACACTTGATTACTATATAGACTTTGCAAAGCAATTGGAAAATGAAGGGGCGCATATTATTGCCATAAAAGATATGGCAGGTTTATTGAAACCTTATGCTGCTAAAGAATTGATTTCTGCATTAAAATCAGAAATTAATTTACCTATTCATTTACATACGCATGATACTTCATCTGTTCAATCGGCTACGTATTTGCAAGCTATTGAAGCTGGAGTAGATGTAGTAGATGTGGCTTTAGGTAGTATGTCTGGATTAACATCTCAGCCTAATTTCAATTCTGTAGCCAGTTATATGAAAGGACATGAGCGCGAGCAGAAACTGAATGTCAAGTCTCTAAATGAATATTCTACTTATTGGGAATATGTTCGCGAATACTATTATCCATTCGAATCTGGATTGAAAGCTGGTACTGCTGAGATTTATGATAACGAAATCCCTGGTGGACAGTATTCAAATTTACGTCCACAGGCAAATGCATTAGGCTTGGGTAATAAATTTGAAACGGTTAAAAAGAACTATGCTTTAGTTAACCATATGTTTGGTGATTTAGTAAAAGTAACGCCTTCTTCCAAAGTAGTAGGGGATATGGCGCTTTATATGACCTCCAATAATTTAACTCCCGATGATATTTTTGAAAAAGGGCATACCCTTTCTTTCCCGGATTCCGTGGTGGATTTATTTAGAGGAGAATTAGGTCAGCCGGTGGGTGGTTTCCCTGAAAAACTAAGTAAAATTATTTTAAAAGGAGAAAAACCATTTACTGATAAGCCAAATAAACATTTGGAACCAATAGATTTCAAAAAGGAAATGGAAGCCTTCAAAAAGAAGTTTGATGGGCATGAAGATGAAGCTGATTTACTGGCCTATTTACTTTATCCAAAGGTTTATGAGGATTTCTATAAGCATCAACAGAAATTTGGTGAGGTAGGCTACATACCGACTTTGGCGTTTTTCTATGGAATGAAAAATGGAGAAGAGATTTTGGTGGAAATATCAGAAGGTAAAACCATTATTATCAAATTGCTTTATATTTCAGAACCTAATGAAGAAGGGCTGAGAACCGTTTCTTTTGAATTGAATGGTCAAACTAGAAGGATTCAAATAAAGGATAATTCTGCTAAGGTCGATAAAGTAACCAACAAAAAGATTTCAAGTGAAAACGAAATTGGAGCACCGCTGCAAGGAAAACTGGCGTCCATCAAAGTGAAGCCTGGAGATGAAGTAACGGAGAATACGGCATTATTTGTAATTGAAGCCATGAAAATGGAATCATCAATTACCGCTCCAAGAGCAGGAGTAGTAAAAGAAGTTCACTTAAAATCAGGTGATATGGTGCAGCAAGATGATTTGGTGGTGAGTTTGGAGTAA
- a CDS encoding helix-turn-helix domain-containing protein — MSSPSPVLSTIILVFALQAILLSALVFFKQPKNQSNIFLSLLIFFYALMALNIAFINVLIRFDSFEIFRYFQLELLYGIGPALYFYTKSISNPNFRFKKQDYLHFLPLVLEFIFYRTAFYRLGAEGMYQSPSHTYTKIYLGEQWLGILSISIYTILAFRLLIKHQNWLKQRYSNLEKKSLNWLKLPVIFYGSFWISWNILTELDRFIFDEELRKYYFLPSFAGLAIVSCWIAFKSYTFSTPEPTEQNKKLNTKAEPSLNLEKYAKRIQHHMETEKPYLDPDLNLSQLANQLNMNSKQVSQTINTCFEKNFYEYVNEYKVKYFIQKVNASEQEKYTLLSLAYDCGFKSKSTFNDSFKKITGKTPTEYIKKLKKESESMHSVD, encoded by the coding sequence ATGTCATCACCCAGCCCAGTACTTTCCACAATTATATTGGTTTTTGCGCTACAAGCAATTTTATTAAGTGCTTTGGTATTTTTTAAGCAACCTAAAAATCAATCCAACATATTCTTATCACTCTTGATTTTTTTCTATGCGCTGATGGCGCTAAATATTGCTTTTATTAACGTATTGATAAGATTTGACAGCTTTGAAATCTTCAGATATTTCCAGTTAGAACTCCTCTACGGAATTGGTCCAGCACTATATTTTTATACTAAAAGTATTTCAAATCCTAATTTTAGATTCAAGAAGCAAGATTACCTTCACTTCCTTCCTCTTGTCTTGGAATTTATTTTTTATCGTACTGCCTTTTACCGTCTGGGAGCTGAAGGCATGTATCAATCTCCTTCACATACCTATACCAAAATTTATTTAGGAGAACAGTGGCTAGGAATTTTATCAATTAGCATATACACCATCCTAGCATTTAGACTCCTTATAAAACATCAAAATTGGTTAAAACAACGCTATTCAAATCTCGAAAAAAAATCCCTTAATTGGTTGAAATTACCGGTGATTTTCTATGGATCTTTCTGGATCTCGTGGAATATCCTCACAGAATTAGATCGTTTTATATTTGATGAAGAATTAAGAAAATATTATTTCCTCCCCAGTTTTGCAGGATTAGCAATTGTCAGTTGTTGGATCGCTTTTAAATCCTACACCTTTTCTACGCCCGAACCAACAGAGCAAAATAAAAAGCTCAACACAAAAGCAGAACCATCATTGAACCTAGAAAAATACGCCAAAAGAATACAGCATCATATGGAAACCGAAAAACCTTATCTGGATCCGGATCTTAATTTATCTCAATTGGCAAATCAACTAAATATGAATAGCAAACAAGTATCTCAAACCATCAACACTTGTTTTGAAAAAAATTTTTATGAATATGTTAATGAATACAAAGTGAAATATTTCATTCAAAAAGTAAATGCTTCAGAACAGGAAAAGTACACCCTGCTTTCTCTAGCCTATGATTGCGGTTTTAAATCCAAATCAACCTTCAATGATTCTTTTAAGAAAATAACTGGAAAAACTCCGACAGAATATATTAAAAAGCTGAAAAAAGAGTCCGAAAGCATGCATTCGGTCGATTAG
- a CDS encoding phosphoadenylyl-sulfate reductase produces the protein MTFKELEHKIKQYQSEGKKYFTTSSFQSHSLVLLHMLSKIDSDIPVYFINTGYHFPDTVAFRDKIMSDFGLTNLVDLKPLTPKNMQRDASGKMFFTSDPDYCCYLNKTQPMDAVLMQNDIWINGVRADQSKTRSAMKVEQAAPHGSTRLHPMLDWNSKMIHDYRKEFQLPEHPLEAKGYFSIGCEPCTRKFDLDMQERESRWYGMNKTECGLHTDLVK, from the coding sequence ATGACTTTTAAGGAATTAGAACATAAAATCAAGCAATACCAATCAGAAGGGAAGAAGTATTTCACTACTTCTTCTTTTCAGTCTCATAGTTTGGTATTGTTGCATATGCTAAGCAAGATAGATTCAGATATTCCTGTTTATTTTATTAATACTGGTTATCATTTCCCCGATACGGTAGCATTTCGGGATAAAATCATGTCAGACTTTGGATTGACTAATTTAGTAGATTTAAAGCCTTTGACTCCAAAAAACATGCAGCGAGATGCAAGCGGAAAAATGTTCTTTACTTCGGATCCGGACTATTGCTGCTACCTCAATAAAACTCAACCGATGGATGCAGTTTTGATGCAAAATGACATTTGGATCAATGGCGTTCGAGCTGACCAGAGCAAAACCCGATCTGCTATGAAAGTAGAACAAGCTGCACCTCATGGGTCCACTCGCCTCCACCCTATGCTGGACTGGAATTCTAAAATGATTCATGATTACCGTAAAGAATTTCAGTTACCTGAGCATCCGCTTGAAGCAAAAGGCTATTTCAGTATCGGCTGTGAACCTTGCACCCGAAAATTTGATTTGGATATGCAGGAACGAGAAAGCAGATGGTATGGAATGAATAAGACTGAATGTGGGTTGCATACTGATTTGGTTAAATAG